Genomic DNA from Candidatus Wallbacteria bacterium:
ACCGTTCCAGCTCGTTCTGATTGAGTTCGATCCGGTATTCCAGCCATTCGGCGCGGTAATCCAGGCTGTTTTCGAGGGCCAGTTTCGCGAGGTCTGAAAGTTCCAGTGCCCCAGCTCCTGTATTGAAAAACAGGAGCAGAAAAAATGATCTGAGGATTGTTTTTTTCATCAATATTAAAATATCCGATCTTGAACCCAGTTGCAATCATGAAAACTTGAAAAAGAGTAATTTTATTGATTTTATCAGTGTGATATCATGTACCAATCTTCAGCCAAGAGGTTAAAGTGATGCTAAAGAGAATTTCAGTTTATATTTTCATCCTTTTTTTACTGTATTCACATGCATTGGCAGCCGAATTCCGGATTGGTTTCGGCGGGAGTGACGACTCGGAAAAAGAAAAAGAAAGGAAAGGATACGGACTTTTCACAGTAGAAGTAAAGGATTTTACCAATGAAATCGACTGCACCGGAGCCCTTGTTTTCGAAAAGGAATATTATGCCGCTTCCCAGGTTGATTCCAGGATCTCCTGCCTGCTTTTAAGGGCCGGGGAATATATGGAGCAGGGAACACCTGTGATTCAGCTGGACAGTGGGGAAACTCTGGCCGGACTTCTGAGAACACGTGAAGAGTATCTCAGGATTTTTGATGAATCCGAGAAATTCAAGGCTGACTGCTGGTACAGACAGAATCAGGCTGAACGCGAAAAAAATCTGCTGGCTACCAAGTCTGAGTATTTCAGCAAGGAACTGTCTCTACTCCAGAAAGAAAAAGATTATTCTCTTAAAGAATATAATCTATCCCTGGAAAATTACCTTCAGGTCATGAAGGATAAAAGTTCCAGCATCAACAACCCGTTTGACAGCAAAGAGTATATAGATGGGAAGACAAAACAGTATGAGGAGCAGCTCGATATGTACAGGCGGCTGCTTAAATATTATGAAAATCCTGAGATCAGGTTCGAATCAGATGAGCCTGCCATGATGTTCGAGTATCAGATCAATCCGGGAGATCAGATCACAAAGGACACCAAGCTTTATAAATATGGATTCATCAAGGATCTTTGCGTGATCTGCTATCTGGATGTTGATGATTTTTTTCTGATTGCAAATGGCACTACTGCTGAAATCTACTTCAAGTCTTTTGATGAGAATTATACGGGAGAAGTTGCTTTCAAGTTTCCTGTCCTGGAACGCAGGGAAACAGACAAGGTCTTCAAAGGCAAAATACTCCTCAAGCTCAGTGATGAACTGCCTGAGATTTTTCCAAACATGGAGTGTGAAACATCATTCAGGATCATGGATCAGAAGGCTATAGTAGTCCCTGTAGAAGGAGTTACCCAGAAAAAATCGGATGAATCATTCGAATTTTCCTCTGGTAAGGGTGAAACCATCGCTTATGTGTATTTCGCTGATGAGGAGAAAGTCAGCGAGCGCAAAGTCGAGCTGGGCTTTTCAAACGGCCAGGAAGTGGAAGTGAAGGAAGGGCTTTCCGCCGGAGACGTGATCGTGCTTGGCGATCTGGAAAAACTTTCAGACAAGCAGACTCTCAAAAAAAACCAGTTCAAGAAAGGCAAGTAATGAGGTTCAAATGCTTGATTATGTCCTGTTTTCACTGAAAAGCCTTTTTCTGCATAAATTGAGGACTTTTCTCAATCTGTCGGGCATTTCGATCGGAATCATGGCTTTAGTGGCGATTTATTCATTGTCCTTAGCCACAAAGCAGGAAATCGAAGGAGAACTTTCCCAGCTCGGTGGATCGGAACTTTACTATCTGGACTCGAAATACTCCCAGAAAAGCAGCGAGGATTCAGATGATTACGATTACTACTACAATTCCCGTGTCATAACCAGACAGGAATTGAAGCAGCTGGCGAAAATCAAAGAGATCGGTATTTTATCCCTGATGGTACATCTCGAAAAGGACGTCAAGTGCGGATCAATGGTCCAGTCAGGCACGATCATGGGAGTATCACCTGAATACCTGACAAAGATGACGAAAAAAAAGCTGATTGCCGGACGTTTCCTGACCGGAATCGACGACTGCACAGCCAACCGTTGCTGCCTGATCACGCAGAAAGGATTGAAGGCATTGAAGCAGAACGAAGGCCTTCTGAACAGGACTGTCAGTATCGGAGGTTCAAGTTTTACTGTAATAGGCATTATTCAGTCTGAGGTTAAAAACTCCAAACTTGTACAGTCCAATATCGAACTGGAAGCTTTCATTCCACTGAGTACAGCGCAGAAAATGGCAGGCGAGGACAGCTCAGTCCCTGTTTTCACGCTCCGCGACGATATTTCCGACAAGAACGCGGTTGTCACCAGGATCATCAATGACCTGACTGCCAGATGTTCCTATAAATATGATTACAAGATCACTTCCATGTCTGAAGTATTCAAAAAAGTGAACAATGTGATGAACATCGTGACTGCCGTAATCGGCGCGATCGGCGCGCTTTCGCTGCTTGTAGGAGGAATCGGGGTGATGAACATCATGCTGGTGTCTGTAGTTGAACGCACCAGGGAGATCGGGATCAGAGTGGCTGTTGGAGCCCGCACGCGTGATCTTCTTTTCCAGTTCATGATCGAATCAATGACAGTCTGCATGTTTGGCGGGATACTGGGGATCCTGATGGGAGTGCTGCTGATTTTCGGCCTTTCCTATGTTCCGCATGTGCCTGTGGCTTATTCAGTCAACTCCATTTTTATCGGACTGGCTTTTTCAGCTGTGACAGGCTTGATTTTCGGGATCTATCCGGCGTTTAAAGCATCCAGGCTTGATCCGATAGAATGTCTTAGATACGAATGAAACGGTTGAAGAAATGAAACTGATTCAAACAAAAAACCTCAAAAAAGTTTTTCAGCCTTCCAGGAAAGTGTCGATCAGCGCCCTGGGTGGAATCAGTATTGAAATCGGAGCCGGTGAATTTGTGGCTGTGATGGGTAAGTCCGGTTCAGGCAAGACCACGCTGATGGACATTCTGGGATGCCTTTCCCGTCCGTCTGAAGGTGAGTATTATTACAGGGAAAAACTGGTAAGTTCGTTTTCCGCGAATCAGCTGGCCGCGATCCGGAACAGGGAAATCGGATTCGTGTTCCAGTCCTTTAACCTGCTGTCCAGGACCACTGCGCTGGAAAATGTGGCACTGCCGCTTGTTTATGCAAAAATCGGGCGCAAGGACCGTCAGAAGAAAGCTCATGACATTCTGGAGCGGGTGGGGCTCGGTGAACGCATGAAGCACCTTCCCAATGAATTGTCGGGCGGGCAGAAGCAGCGGGTGGCAATTGCCAGGGCCATGGTCAATGATCCGGGACTGATCCTGGCTGACGAGCCTACAGGCAACTTGGATACTGCCTCAGGCATTGAGATCATGGAATTGTTCCATTCACTGCATGAAGAGGGGAAGACAATCGTTCTCGTCACGCATGAACTGGACATCGCGGCTTATGCACACCGGGTGATCACCCTCAAGGACGGGCTGGTGGTGTCGGATGTGACTAAAAACCAATAGTCCCATCTTCCTCCCGAATCTTCGACTTCTTTGTCAGTCGGGAGCTTTAATTTACATGGATCTCGATACCTGTCTTGAGAATTTCCCTGTTCACACCAGACCGGCCAGAAATTTGGCAAGCCCGATCACCCGCACTCCGTCAGCGTTGAGATCGCAGTCTTCATCATCAACTACAAGGTATGAATAAGGGATACTGATCCTGGATGAAAAGTAGCGCAACATGTGGCCGGGTTTCCGATCTGACACCTTGACTTCCACGGCAAACCACGGTTTTCCTGATTCAGTCACCAGAAAATCCACTTCCCTGCCGTCCAGATCCCGCAGAAACCATAATTCAGTCCTGTATCCCTCTGCATCGGTCAGAAAATGGACTAGTTTCAGAAGATGTGTTGCCACAAGGTTTTCAAGCTTTGCACCGGGATTTTCCTCAATCTCAGACCAGTCCCAGAGATAACCTTGTTACAAATAATTTCTACCAAAGTCAATTATTATGGCAATTTTATTCGACTTTGGGGGAATTTTTCGGTGTCAACAAACTTGAGGAACACTTGAGGAAAATTGGGGACGCGTCTCGTCAGGCTGTTGTTGAGCTCTTCGCCTCTATTCCTGAAATGCGGTATGTACTGGGCTTTTTCAGAATCCGGATGACATAGGTTCTGAAGGTTTCCATACCTTTCTGAACACCCCTGCCATAGATTTCAGCACCCTGAAAAAGCTGCACATATATCACGGTTACTGGATCTACATGGAGGGAGAAGGTAAACTGGATTTTAATCAAAGCCATTGAACAGATTTTGCGCTAAAAGGGAACCATGTTCATGGATGTTCCCAGGGCAATTTCAAAATAGCCTTGCTAAAGTCTGAATCCTAAATATAATTAGATTATAAAAGAGGACCTTTTGCAGAACGTCATTTGAGGTTATGCAAATGTCCCGGAGTATAAGTACAGCAGGGGGATAGTATGAGATTCATAGGGGTATTTTTCTTTATCCTGATCCTTTTAAATGCCGGACAACTAGCCCTTTATGCTGATGAAGATAATTCGCTGCAGCAGAGCTTTTCCAGATTCGATACAGAAGAACAGGTGATCAGGGACTGTATCAGAAACAAGGGAGTATTGAACAGGGCGATGGATAAATTCATCGCAGCTGGAGGCACTGTTGACGAGAATCTCTTCGAAAAGTTGAAGGCGTATATTCCTGACAAGCAGGTACCCAAATGCCCTGCTACAGGTTCAGAGAAGGAATATCTTTATTTTTCACTGGGTCCGGCTAACCCGCCTACCATGAAATGCAAATATCATGACTGTACAGGCAGCCTGGAAGTTACAGCTGACAAATGCACTGAAAACAAGAAAATCCTGAATCAAGCCGCTAAAAAGGTCCTAGAGGAAAACAATGGTGAAATGCCGTTCGATTTTTACACCCGTCTAAAAAAGATTTTGCCTGGCGGGGAAATGCCCTTGTGCCAGGCATGCCCCAAGCGCAAATGCTATCTGTTCTGCTGGATCGGCGAAGGAAGCAAGCTGGAGTTCCGCTGCATTCTGCACGACAACCTGACCGAACTCCCGCTGATGCCTAACAAATGGCTCACCGACAATCTGTTCAGGATCGCAGGGATCGGTGGTGACGAAACCGGGAATCGGTTCACACCTGAAGAAGCTTTGCTGGACCTGACAGACGGGATCATCAAGATGCTCGAATACAGGCATTATCTCGGACTGCAGCAGGCTGCCAATGCCTATGACCAGCTTTCCGCTGAAGTGAAGGAAATGGTGAAACCTGCCCTGCAGCAGGTCAAGGCTGTGCTGCAATCAGGTGCCGGATCCGGAACACTTAATGCTGATGACGTGGAAGAGACTCTGAAATTATTTGGATTGTAAGAAATTCATTCAATCAGGCAGTCCGCGAACTCTGAGCCGGAATCTGCGCAGAAACGGATCTTACTCGAGAGATCCGAGAGATTTCCCTGCAGCCCGTCCAGAAACAGCCTGTCATCATTGAGCGTGACTCTGGACACGAAAATCCGCTCATACTGGCGCAGCCTGTCCAGGTGATCAGTAATGTAGTCCCTTAGATCCGAACCGGTCAAAAGTCCGGCCACAGTAACCTGCGGCCCCCAGAAGCGGCTGGGCACACAGAAATAATCCAATCTCACTCCCCGCTGCCGCAGT
This window encodes:
- a CDS encoding ABC transporter permease, giving the protein MLDYVLFSLKSLFLHKLRTFLNLSGISIGIMALVAIYSLSLATKQEIEGELSQLGGSELYYLDSKYSQKSSEDSDDYDYYYNSRVITRQELKQLAKIKEIGILSLMVHLEKDVKCGSMVQSGTIMGVSPEYLTKMTKKKLIAGRFLTGIDDCTANRCCLITQKGLKALKQNEGLLNRTVSIGGSSFTVIGIIQSEVKNSKLVQSNIELEAFIPLSTAQKMAGEDSSVPVFTLRDDISDKNAVVTRIINDLTARCSYKYDYKITSMSEVFKKVNNVMNIVTAVIGAIGALSLLVGGIGVMNIMLVSVVERTREIGIRVAVGARTRDLLFQFMIESMTVCMFGGILGILMGVLLIFGLSYVPHVPVAYSVNSIFIGLAFSAVTGLIFGIYPAFKASRLDPIECLRYE
- a CDS encoding ABC transporter ATP-binding protein — encoded protein: MKLIQTKNLKKVFQPSRKVSISALGGISIEIGAGEFVAVMGKSGSGKTTLMDILGCLSRPSEGEYYYREKLVSSFSANQLAAIRNREIGFVFQSFNLLSRTTALENVALPLVYAKIGRKDRQKKAHDILERVGLGERMKHLPNELSGGQKQRVAIARAMVNDPGLILADEPTGNLDTASGIEIMELFHSLHEEGKTIVLVTHELDIAAYAHRVITLKDGLVVSDVTKNQ
- a CDS encoding DUF4143 domain-containing protein, translated to MEENPGAKLENLVATHLLKLVHFLTDAEGYRTELWFLRDLDGREVDFLVTESGKPWFAVEVKVSDRKPGHMLRYFSSRISIPYSYLVVDDEDCDLNADGVRVIGLAKFLAGLV
- a CDS encoding DUF512 domain-containing protein, translated to DEFYVKSGLPFPLHDYYQGYPQMENGIGKARFFLYGFKRKLGHSRLKFRKIAVLTSVSARNVFSQVKRELRQRGVRLDYFCVPSRFWGPQVTVAGLLTGSDLRDYITDHLDRLRQYERIFVSRVTLNDDRLFLDGLQGNLSDLSSKIRFCADSGSEFADCLIE